The Girardinichthys multiradiatus isolate DD_20200921_A chromosome 7, DD_fGirMul_XY1, whole genome shotgun sequence region GCCTCACTCCAGAAGAGGGACACTTGGCAGCTCAGGGTTTGACTGATGCCCAGAGTTGTAGAGCTGGTGGTTTTGGTGCACTCTGGACCTTTAACAAACAGCACAAGGCCTTTGTGGTTCTGTACGCGGTCCTTAGGTCAGTAATGTTCTGATTGCTCCCAGGTGGACCTGAAAGGTGAACACCTAAATGTGGCTAAGATCTCAGAGAACGGTAAGAAGCAGAGGAAGAACTGGACGTCGATGTGGACTGTGTTGACAACAGATGAGCTGCTGCTTTATAAAGACAAACAGGAAACTGGTGTGGTATGAAACTGTATTTAAATTCACCTACATCACCAGGATCGACTCCAGATTGTTGACCTGTTCAGCTCTTCAGTATTAGCCATTTGCTACGTTGGCAGCAGGAAGTGCATTACCCCCTCATGTTGTGTCCAATGTTCACTGTGTTtagaaaacaggaagtaaaacAGATGTGGTTCAGCTTTGTGGGGCTGTCATTGACTGGACAACGGAGAAGTCAAGCAAGAAAAATGTCTTCCAGGTAACTGCCTCTGAGCCACTGTTTAGTCTGAAGGCAACCAGTGGATGTTTAGAACTGAGTAGTAACATGTAGTTACCTTCTATCTGTCCCAGATCACAACAAACACAGGCAGTGAGTACCTCATCCAAGCTGACAATTACTCCACTGCCAGCAAATGGTATGATGCGATCAGAAGAACTGTTGACTCATCAGTAAGAAACCACACCAAACAACCACGATCTGGTGAAATAGCTTTCCTTTATAAACACGAATAATGGAGAGATGTCTCGCTTCGATTTGTTCTTTTGGTTTAGACTAAAGAAGACAGAGGCTTTGCGTTGCGGAAGTCCAATAGCTCCGAGTTCCTGCCCAGGCACAGCTCCTTACCTGGACATGGGTCAGCCTCGCCCAGCATGAAGCAAAGGAACCCAGTTCACAGACGCTCCATCAGTAAGTATAAAATAAGATAATATGCTAATACATTAGGTTTAAGGCAAACTCTAATTAGTTACAATCAGAACACTGGTAATTAtgctaaaacatttaacagtgTTCATGAACAAAACTGTTTATAGACTAAGCTGAAAGAAGTGACCATAAATAGTTCTGCGTGGTCATGCAGTGACCTATAGTTACTATGGtgatattaaaataaacagctgGAGGATGAGACGGTGAGGTCAAGTTATTACAGAGCTAAACTAACCTTTTATCAATGTTAATGCTTAGAAATGTATTAGTAAAACCTATCCAATAGTAAAAATACTCTAACCTGCGTACATTGTTTTATACTCTACCTACCTCTACTTATTTAGGAGATTTAACATCACTTAATGCTTTATTCTCCATAAGCCCATCTCTGGATCCTACTGAAAGCAGCTATCTGTTCTGACCCAGCTAAGACTAGATGCTTCTGtagcaacattttatttaggacCGAATGTAGAAATAACGGGGGCAGAAATAAACGCAAACTTTGTACCTTAAGGAAACTGCAAGAAAATAATCAGTAAGTTGTGATGCATTATGATGGGCGCCCATAGACAAGAAAGCCTGAGATATCTGAAAACTTGCAATTTTCCAATTGTACCAGAATCTTTCCAACTACTCAAACACATTTCTTAGGTTAAAGTGAGGGTAAGAGTTCCCTCTGAGTTGATCCACAGCAGCTGGATGTGGAAATCAGACAGAATAAgtgattattattttaatataacatCTAATTCATTTCCAGACATGTTTGGCAGCTCAAAGCTGAAACACAGCGCCTCAGACAGTGCAGACAAGAATGGAGTGAAGAACAGATTAAAGAAGTTCATCATCAGACGCCCGTCCATGAGGACTCTGCAGGAGAAAGGCCTCATCAAAGGTTCTTACGTTTTAAAGAATATttcttcaatcaatcaatcttgtgatgagaaattaaaacatcattaaaacaAAGTACATAGagagcatggatggatggatggatataaattggatttttttgtctttgaaaGTGCAGTTAAACAGAAGCCGTTTACAGCTTGGTGAActgaaacataattttattgtgtaatatttaaaatgtctaagAAATTAAGATAAAACTTTAGATCTCAGGAGCCTCAGCAAAAGTATAAATTGTACTCTGTACATTTTCTCCTTTAAATCTTAGACCGAGTGTTTGGTTGCCACCTGCTGACGCTCTGCGAACGTGAAGGAACCACAGTTCCAAAGTTTGTAAAGATTTGTTTAGAAGCTGTTGAGAAACGAGGTACGTTCACTGGTAGATCAATTCTTTCCTTTCCAACTCTGCCCATCATACAGAGTTGACTGGTCAGTCAGACCATAACCATCTAAAGCAGCTAACCCAGAATGTGTCGATCCGCTGACTGAATCCAGCTTTTATTTGTCCGCAAACTgtttcatttttacaggtctagACGCAGACGGGATCTACAGGGTCAGTGGAAATCTGGCCACAATCCAAAAACTTCGCTTCATTGTTGATCAAGGTTTGTCTGGAAGAaaatgggttttcattatcaaaattataaaaataaaaaaaattataaaaatattatttaatttccctttggaattaataaagtatttttgaattgaattgaaaatataaaatccaaatttaCAAGAGAAACTACAATGAACTACAATGGGAAATGATCTTTTTTTAGAAGATTCTGTAAAACAAAGCCGCTCTGACCATTGCACACCATACTTTTCAGTTTGACACGTTTGATCATAGAAaagataatttatcaattaataatatttatctGAGGCCCAAATAATCTATAAACTGTGAAACTCAATTAGCCTGTGCTGCTCAGAGAGTATTTGGGCTTCTGAACGTTATCCTTTCTTGGTTCGGTACCATCTGTCTGACCCATTAACACATACTGTGCAGTATGTGCCAGTGGTTTGAGGAATGTGAACATTTCTTGTACCATTATCCTCCTCCTTCAGCCgggtttctgtgagacaaaagcAAATCTCAGCAAAGCACATTTATTCTTGTCTGCTCAActgaaatagaaaaatctatttttatgattttcatGATTTAGTTATTTTGACTtagtttttaatgtgtttaattttgAGTAAGGGTTGGGTAACAGAAGTGAAGAATTTGCAGAGAGGGGTGTTAAACTTCAattctgttttctgttctggACCCTAGATTGTAATATGGAGGACATATGTGTTtacataaaaactgtttacaaatgaaacatgaataaaataGAGAAAATCTACAGTCTCCAATTACAATTGGATGACAGCTTTCAATGACAAAAACTCGGTGGCCTGAACTAGACGAAACGGCTACATCTCTCAGACTGAAACACCAAAATCGTGTCCGTTCTTTCCCAGAGGAAGAGCTGGACCTGGATCACAGTCAGTGGGAGGACATCCACGTCATCACAGGAGCTCTAAAGATGTTTTTTCGTGAGCTGCCAGAGCCGTTGTTCCCATTCAGGTTCTTCCAGCAGTTTGTGGAGGCAGTCAGTGAGTAAATCCTGAGAAATAATCATCTTTCTATTTTCCTTTGGGTCCTTATATCTAGACTCTGTCAGATAAATTCAACTTGAGTTAAACAGCAAGGAAATCTGCTGCGGCTATGTTAAAATTAGATCAGATGAATGAAAACTCTTAGCCATAATTCCTTTCCCTCGAAATGCTTAGATGAAGATGTTGAACTGACACTGCTGTTGTTGTTCCTTAACAGAGATCAAAGAATCAAAACAGAAAGCGCAGGCTGTGAAGAAACTGATCCAGCAGATGCCAAAACCCAACCATGACACCTTGAAGTTACTCTTCAGCCACCTGCAAAGGTACATCTGTTGTAAAAAACAATGATTGTTCACACCAGAGACACAGGATGAGCAATTTAACCTCACATGTTTGTAAGTATATTAGTTGATACATcagcctgtgtgtaattaatctaatctatataatatgttTCCCTTAGTGAATTAACTAACTGAAATAAACGAACTTCCAATAATATTCAGATTTATCGAAAATGACtgtattatgattattattattagagcaTATTACAATTGACTCAGAGCATGAGATTGCAAGGACTCTTTTTTGGCCCAAGATGAAGACGGGTAATTAGCCTCTTGGAGTCACTGTGCAATGCCTCTACCCATACCACTGCTGACTACACTGGTGTTTCTACCAACAAAGCATTTTACCTTGAGCTAATCTGGACCGTCACTTTTAAATCCTGAGCAGAGTTATGCCACCTACTGTAAGTGGGAAGGGGTTATCCATGTGTCAGCCAGTATCAAATTCTCATTCAATGtaatttgtctttaaaaaaaaaaaaagaaagaacgtTGTGTACATATACAaactatatatatttacatatatttgcATATTAAAATGGAGAGGTGTCAAGGGAAGAGTTTATTATTCTCTCTGTGGGCTAAATTTCAGGTTGATTGCGATGAATGAAGGAAATAATGTTGAATATGCAGTTTTCCTAATTCAAACCTAGGACATGGTTCTGTTGGAAATCCACACAAGTCTTTGTACACAAACCCAAACCTCTGGAACCAAACCTGAACTACATTTGACTCTATTAGAACTCAAAATGACACCACATCAGATCTATATCTGACCCAAAGCTGAATAAAACACCTGAACCAGAACTGACCCGGACCTGACGGTaacataaattaaatcaaaacagaaCCATACACCGGACCCAGTTGACCATGTCCTGATCCTCACTGTTCTGCAGGAGATTAACTCCATCCAATAGCTCCACCTCTTTCCTCCATATTACGTTTTAATTTATGTTCTGCTTTTTTCAGAGTTTTGGCTTTTTCAAGGAAGAATCTGATGTCCACTCAGGGTATCGGTATTGTGTTTGGGCCAACACTGATGTGGCCTGAGCTGGATGCAGGAAACATGGCAGTTAACATGATATACCAGAACCAGATCGTGGAGTTCATCCTAATCGAGAGCCAAGAGATCTTTAACCTTGACAGGAAGTAAGAAGAGCAGTAAGTCAGATGAGAATGATGGACTCAGAATCACAGTGTTTGGTTACCTGGAGTTAAAAGGagtaaatgtattaaaatgtttgtttgaaacTCATCCGATGGTCTTTTTTTGAAACATAAACATCTGAAATTAATCAAATAAAGctgtaaatattcaaatattGTAATTTTACACTATAACTGTCAAAGCTACTTATTTTTCTTCTAACCGAATGTaggtaaaaagacaaaacatttattttgaaataaatgttattagCATGTAATAAACAGACAGGTGTACATAATAACATGTTGCTGTCTAAACTCTATTTAGACCTGCTGTATGTGCAGTTCTCTGAAGAtgaaaagcaataaatgttACACTCTTGGTTTTTACTCAACATTTGAAGTTCTGAATTTTAACAACAGATCTGTCTCATCACATCTACAAACACAGACATATCAGCCTTTTAACGTCTGACTGAGGGTTTTAAATCTAAGCAAAACAATTCAGAGGCAACATATCTAACATCAGTAACACTTTATTTCTGTCACTCAGGAGACCAGAAGATTGTGCTTTAAATACTGGAGGAAAAATAATGACATCAACAACAGAAATATCAGCTATCAGTTTAAAGGAGGCCTGCAATTAAAAACCGTAAGAAATACAGTAacagtaaaaataaagtaaaataaagaaatatattacagatcaataaataaattacagtaaaattaatgcaaatatacagtaaaataatacagTGGTATGATTACAGCATAATAAATACAGTATAATAATTATGTAAAGCGTTACAGAGAAATAGTAATTTAATTCCAgtaaaaatatgcataaaaaaataaaaaataaagttacaaAATTATGCATAACAATTACATTAAAAGAAATATAGTagaataataatagtaaaataaatacagtataATAAAGACAAAGTATTAAACATTAGGGATTGCTTTttacaaataccaaaacatgacAACTACAGCACAACACTTACTTAACATCTGAATCccacagacataaaaacatcaCAGTTCTAACTAGTTTATCTAGTTTATGATGTGTTTAGGTGAGTTTAGTTTACTGCATTTTGTCTGAAGGAACAGTAGAAACTATTAGGGACAGCTGAGGAACTCTCCAGCAATAACAATGAAATTAGAAATTAATAGAAAAAGTATCAAAATGTCcagtaataaaatataaaatgttaaaaaggcaACACTGTTATTTGTATGTTTAAATActcacaaaaagaaaactaacaaCTCAAGACATGGCAACaataattaagaaaaaatgtattgtaaCCCTGTAAAACCATGATGGGCAAACAGCTGAAATTATTTGAGGtaagttatttttttccaaaaaggtttatttagtcTTAATACAATTATATACTtgactaaataaaatatatattttactgaATAACACTGATTTTAATGATTGAATTAAAAAGCAGTAATATCATTGTTATTaactattattataataataataataatcattattACTGAAAGTTGTTAGAGGGACAAAAAGAGGATAAAAAATCCCCAAAATTTAATTTCTCATCTGaatttaaataaagacaaatacaAAGATCAGACCTGAGATGAAAAACTTTGATTTCTATTAATTTTATCAGGAAAGTGTCTAAaagtttaaagtttatttaaagataATGATTGTAGCATTTTACTTTAATGCATCAATGTGCTTTATTTTGGTCATACTTGAGAGacaagcagcagcagaggcTGTAGGCTACCATCTTCTAAAGTTCAGTTTTTAACACTGCAGAAGGAAAAGCTGAATAAACGGACTGGATCACACACAGTAACAAAAGATCATCTTGTTTTCTGACAGAAGAAGATCTGGGGGAGGCTGTTGAAGAGGAAAGTTAAGGAAATGAGGTGCTCCCAGTAAAGGCAGAACGGTGAAGACAGGAGAGTTCAGTAAAGATCTTCAGGAACAAAAAACTTGATCCAGTCAGCTGTTATCGGTAAAGACAGAAAGCCATAAAGTTTTATAAGAAAACGGAATATTAAAAACTAATGTTAATTTGAAAGAAAAGGATATAAACATTAGGttgttttagttatttattttatacttcAGACTGCATAAAGGGTTTTCCTTCCTTTCTCTAATCTACCCTTCATTTAACAAGTTCTTATAAAAGTAGTCGCCTGTCAACTGCACTCACACTTATCAAATAACAGGTTTTATGAAGAGTTTCAATCTGGTTTTCCACTCCACCACAGCACCGAAACTGCCCTCATAAAAATGACAGACAATCTCCTGCTCTCTGCTGGCTCTGGTTTTTGTCCCTTCTCATCCTTCTCGATCTAAGTGCAACCTTTGACCCCCTCAATCATTCCATCCTATTAAACAGACTAACCTCAATCAGCATTACTGGTACTCCTTTAGACTGGTTCAGATCATAATTTTGTGCCGCACTATGTTCATTCAGATTCACTCTTTTCATTCTCGGTCCTCCCCCAtcccattcattttccttgtttCATTGATGAGAGCCAGGTCAACTTCTCCACCCAATCTAACTCCACACTGCCACCTTCCAACCTCACTGAGACAATCACtggttttctaaaatatttctccaatgaaactgtgaaaaaaaacagagcTTATCCCTGTCGTTACTAAAAACACTTTCCAAATTTGGTTGTTTTCTCCTCCCATTTAACAACTGTTTTCTTTCCCCCGCCCCTCGGGTTAAGAGTCTGGGTGTCGTCCTCAACAGCACACTTTCCTTCGCGTTCCACAACAATAATGTCATTCCGTCTGCCTATTTTGACCTTCGTAATATTAACCGTCTCTGTCTCTTTCTCACCCCCCATTCCACTGCCATTCTTGTCCTCTGTCTTGTGACATCACGGATCCTGACAGATCGCTACAGATGGTTCAGAACTCGGCCACTTGTGTCATCACTCAAACCCCTTTCTACAATCACATCACTCCCgttctgcagcagcttcattGGCTCCCAGTCAAATCTCGTATCATCTTTAAAATTCTTCAACCCTCTTTTAAAGCCATTAAGAATCTTGCCCCTTCATAATTATCTGACCTTCTACATGTCTCCATCCCCACACATTCCTTCAGATCAGCCTCTTCTCTTCTCCTTTCTGTCCCATCTGCCAGGTTTACCACCATGGTGGAAGGCATGGCCTTCAGCCACCTCTCCCTCACTGTTCAGAACTGGTCTGAAAACCCATTTTTTTACATTAGCACGTCCTTCCTTACTTCCGCATACATTTTTCTTATTCTAAGATTGTATTGTACTTCTAttttaatgtttgattttattgtatgtTGACATTTAGCTGTACAGTGTCCTTTAGTGTCCTGAAAGGTgcttctaaataaaatgtatttttattattattattattagtatgcAATATAAGCAGACATGAAGAGATATTAAACTGGCATATTTGTTTTCACagtcaatatatatataaacctgTCAGGTTGATATATGCTAGCATAGTGTGAATAAAATCACACCAATGATTTGGTTGATAAAACATAAATCAGCAGGAGCATTATGTTAGTATAAACAAGTAAAACCCTTCCAATTATGTAAATTTACTTGTTGAGGAGTAACAAAGACCTTTCAGTCAAGTTTATTGATTATTTCTAGGCAAACTATGAGTAACAGTTCTTTCAAATATCGTACTCTAACATTTTCTTACCCCAAATGCAAACATCTCtacctttgttgttttgtatcagCCACCAGGCCCTCTCTCTGAATGTTTAGATCAGTTCTCGGACTTCTTAGAGGATTTATTCTTGTTCATGTCGACCTTTAAAGCTAATGCCTTAGTTTATCCTTTTATGCTCTCTTAGACTCTAACAGCTttactgaaaatgttcaaagaCCTACTGTCATCATCCTCTTGATCTTGCGCTAACACGTGCCATGGTTTGCAAACAAAGGACAGTCTTTTCTAACTGATTGGTCTTGTTCTGAGCATTTGTAATAAACTTTGAGTTTAATCtggtttattatttttgcttcttACAGTTAGTTTTTATCAGACAATATCGTAACATATTTAGAAGAAGTTTATTTAGAAAAGCCAGTTAAAGTCATAGCTCTGTTAAGCTCTTTACAtagtaaagaaaacaaactaatCAGAGTAATCAGGGTCAATGTTATACACTGAAAATGATTTTGACATTGTTTGTATTGTTTGCCCTCTGTTTCATATTAGAGACGTCTAATACACAGATAAATTACAAGATTGATTTTATTTCTGAATTGGCCAGTTCAGGCCAGAACTCTACAAATTAAATcgtttgtgtttgtaaactatgaaatattgctTTGTCCCTAAACTGTTAAAATAGCTAAAATTTGTTTCTGACCACAAAAGCCTGATTCTTCAACTCCAAACAATCCTGTGTACTGTATGCATATATTATAAATTTGTCAACTGAAAATCTCTACGCCTTTGTGTTGCATCTATCTTAgcatttaagaaataaatttagatccaagatttaaaatgtatctttatTTACAGTAACTGCTGCAGTTGGTATCTTAATGCTAATTCATAAAACGATCAGAAAAATTAATGAATGAACAGTGTCTGGAGCTCTGTGTggaaaactgatgttttattaaattactGTTAGGGAAAGATGTGGTCTGGAGGATATGTCTGAACCACATGCTGTAGAAAACAAGTAATTCAGTTTATCTTTACAGTTACTGTTAAATCCTAATTTCtaatttttcttcatattttattataccTAACTGAGAGACAACACCTCAGTGCTGATATGGTCTGACTATAGTAAAGCATCAGCTGTTACTGACCTGGAGTCACTTGTGGCTTCACTGTGGatattgttgctgttgttgctgttgaGCTGCTTGATGTCGGGAGGACTGATGGCGAGGGCTGGAGGCCACACCTCCTCTAATGGTTGGTTTAATTGACGGGGAAGAGGATGGATGATGATACTGGTGCCCTGCTCTAATTGGCTTGGCTGCATGGACACAGGAATCACATTAGTCAGTTAAGACCAAGCTCTGCAagtttcagatttatatttagtTGTCTGGAAGCAGAGGTTCTCACCAATCTGAGCAGTGTGTCCCCTCCTGTAGACGTTTTTGGACCGGACTGCCTCTTTGATTCGGTCGACCTCCTGCTGGTACCGTTTGCGGTCCCTCAGAGCCGATTCCTTGGCATTCTTTAGGGCCGTTTCCAGCACTTTTACTCGCTCTGCTGTGGCCCTCAGCCGCCGGTCCAGTTTGGGCAACTCACAGCGCAGATCTGCGTTATCTCGGACCAGCTGAGAAGACAGACTTAAATTTAATCCAGTTAAGCCTGTTTAAATGATGCGACCCATTAAACAGAGATGATTCTACATCAAACATCTAGAACCTTACAAACGTTACTGAACAAACATCAAGAACAAGGAACAGACCACATAGGTCAGGGACAAAATTGTGgcgatgtttaaagcagggttaggcaATAATGAGAAATATGTTGAGGTAAGCTTGATGTGGggattattttcttcagcagggactgaGAAACTAGTCAGAGTTGTTAGAGAGGGaaagtggacaaagaaaaataaacttagaGAAAAGTGTTATAAATCAGttacaaataaacaatttaaagatCCAACACTTTCAGcataatgtgatttttttttttttcccctccttgaaccgccaccttaacgtggtggaggggtttgagtgctcgaatgatcctagaggctatgttgtctggggcctaaatgccccttgTAGGGTCTCCCAtagcaaacaggctctgggtgacgggtcagacaaagagccccctcgcgggacccggccgggccaagcccgaaagagagacgcgaggccatcccccagtgggcccaccacctggaGAGGAAATCATGAGGGACCACTGCAAAGAGGATCCGGTAGCGGACGAAGATGGAGACCTCGATGGCCCGATCTCCGGATACTTAGGTTGGCtttagggatgtggaatgtcatcTCGCCggaggggaaggagcctgatCTTGTGCAGGAGGTTGAGACATATCGAATAGTCAGGGTCACCTCCGCGCACAACTATGGAAGCCATCTCCTcaagagaggctggactctcttctactctggagtggcccgcggggaggcGCAGCGAGCAGGGATGGtcttgcttgttgccccccagctcagccgtctcgtgttggggtttactccagtggatgagagggtcgtatccctgcgccttcggatCGGGGACAGGTCTTTGACTGTCGTTTAGGGCTATAGGCCAAgcggcagtgcagagtacccggccttcttggcgtctctttcgggggtgctgcatagtgcccctctcGGGGACtctgttattctgctgggggacttcaatgcccacatGGGAAATGAAAGTGACACCTGGATGAGCGttattgggaggaatggcctccccaatctgaatcagagaggtgtttcattattggacctctgtgctagtcatggattgtccataatgaacaccatgttcaagcataagggtgttcgtcagtgcacttggcaccaggacaccctaggcaggaggtcaatgatcgactttgtagtcgtgtcttcagaccttcggcctcatgttttggacactcgggtgaagagtggagctgagctgtccaccaatcaccacctggtggtgagttggatccgctggaaaaGGAGAAAgtcagacagacttggcagactcaagcgtatagtgagggtctgctgggaacgtttAGCgaagccctcggccagggatgtattcaactcccacctccaggagagctttgaccagattctgcgggaggttggagacatagtccgagtggaccatgttctccgtgtctattgtcgatgctgctgtccgtagctgtggccgtaaggtctgcggtgcctgtcacggcagcaatccccgaacccggtggtggacaccgggagtaagggatgctgtcaagctgaagaaggagtcctatcgactgtggttggcttgtgggactcctgacgtggctgatgggtaccatgaggtcaagcgtgccgtggcccgggctgtggcagaggcaaaaactcatcCGGCACCACAGGAgggagaagcagtgcttcaccaacactgtttacagtgggggtgggagggtGCTGACTTTGACTGAGGACAtcatcgggcggtggaaggagtactttgaggatctcctcaatcctgccatcacgcattccctggtggaaacagaggctggggacttggggttagactcttttatcacccaggctgaagtcaccaaggtggttaaaaagctccgcggtggcagggcttcggggttggatgagatccgtcctgagtacctcaagtctttggatgttgtggggctgtcatggttgacacgcctcttcaacattgcgtggcagacggggacagtgcctttggactggcagactggggtgg contains the following coding sequences:
- the arhgap15 gene encoding rho GTPase-activating protein 15; this translates as MAGTRITNLQNAVKQVPLIQLPQHSAAAQGAVQMRIKNSQSSGDRLSQSKSMVLQDSDLPQKPLSRHRRNQSQHGVALTVAAAFEPLVDLKGEHLNVAKISENGKKQRKNWTSMWTVLTTDELLLYKDKQETGVKTGSKTDVVQLCGAVIDWTTEKSSKKNVFQITTNTGSEYLIQADNYSTASKWYDAIRRTVDSSTKEDRGFALRKSNSSEFLPRHSSLPGHGSASPSMKQRNPVHRRSINMFGSSKLKHSASDSADKNGVKNRLKKFIIRRPSMRTLQEKGLIKDRVFGCHLLTLCEREGTTVPKFVKICLEAVEKRGLDADGIYRVSGNLATIQKLRFIVDQEEELDLDHSQWEDIHVITGALKMFFRELPEPLFPFRFFQQFVEAVKIKESKQKAQAVKKLIQQMPKPNHDTLKLLFSHLQRVLAFSRKNLMSTQGIGIVFGPTLMWPELDAGNMAVNMIYQNQIVEFILIESQEIFNLDRK